In Candidatus Binatia bacterium, the DNA window CCGGCCCACGGGCGTCGGCGCAAACACTTTCATCGGCCATCTGGTCGGCGCGGCCTGCCGCGCGGGCCTGGTCGATGCAGTAATCGAGCTGGCCGCACCGAGTGACATGAAGACAAGCCCGTCGACGGCCGATGCGATGGTCGTGTGGCAATCCGACGCACCCGACGCTCTCCGAACCGCGGCCGATGCGCTTGCGGATCATGCGGAGATCGTCGGTGGCTACGAGGTCCACGAGGTCCTCCACTGGGATGACGCGCCCGGTGTATTGACCGGCTACACCATGGTGGCGTGCTCGTGCCGCCTTCCCGGCCTCAGCCCCACACAGTTCATCGATCGTTACCGCGCCCACGCCGTCATCGCACGTGTCCACCACCCGGCGATCCGCCGCTACGTCCAATCGTTCGTGACCACGGCGTTGGATGGCTCCCGCCACTGCGAGGCTATCGCCCTGCTCCACTTCGCCAGCGCCGACGACTACGCCCTCCACCTCTACCGCGATGAGCAGAGCCGGCAGGTCGTGGCCGAGGACATCGCCGGCTTTATGGATCGCAGCCGCATCTGGGCATTTTTCACCACCGACCGGTTCGTCGTCACTCACGCGGGCAAGTAGGCCAAGATCAAGCGTATCCAAAGTCATCGAAGGCAAAAGGAGGTTCCCTATGGGCTCAACGTCGCTTTTGGCTGACAAGGTAGCCGTAGTCACCGGCGGCGGTGGCGGCATTGGAAAGGGCATTGCCCTCGCTTTCGCTTCACACGGAGCCAAAGTCGTCGTAGCAGAGAGAGATCCCGTTCGGGCCAAGGCCACGGTGGCGGAGATCGAGGCGTCAGGGGGCCGGGCGATGGCCTCGGTGGTAGATGTTCAAGAGAAGGACCAATGCGGAACTCTGGCGGATGCCGCCTTGCGGGAATTCGGGCAGGTGGACGTGCTGGTGAACAACGTGGGCGACTACCTGGCGGCCAAGCCCTTTCTGGAGACGACCGAGGAGGACTGGGAGGCGCTGTATCACATCAACCTCAAGCACGTCTTCCTGTGCACCCGCGCTATCGCGCCCAGAATGATTGAGCGGGGAAGCGGCGGGAGCATCATCAACGTCTCCACCGTCGAAGCCTTCCGCGGCATACCGCATTGCGCCGTCTACTCCGCCTTCAAGGGAGGCGTCACGCAGTTCACCAAGAGCTTCGCGCTGGAAGTGGCCCAGTACGGCATCCGTGTCAACGCCATCGCACCCGACGTGACCCAGACGATTCAGGTGCCGTACGATCAATGGGTCCCGCCCGAGCAACGGCACCTGGTTCCGATCTGGGTGCCCCTGGGCCGTTTCGGCATGCCCGACGACATTGCCGGCGTGGCGGTGTTCCTTGCCTCGGATCTCTCCCGATTCGTGACCGGCACCACGGTGCACGCCGATGGCGGAACGTATGCTGCCGGCGGTTGGTACCGCACCACCAGCGGCAGGTGGACCAACTCCCCCTTGAATCCATAGCCACCCCTGTGATTCTTATCGCCTGATCAAGAGGAGGCATGATGGCTGACGAACACCCGGCACGACTCGCTTCGCAGCGCTCGATGAAAGCGGTGCAGGCGAAAACCAAGGAAGCATGGCTAGACCTTTTCGCCAACGATGCAATCATCGAAGACCCCGTGGGCGTCTCCCCACTCGACCCTACAGGCAAAGGCCAGGTCGGCAAAGCGGCCATCAGTGCCTTCTGGGACACGAACATCGGAGCGAACAAAATCGAGTTCGATATCTCGCACTCTTACGCTGCCGGGGATGAGGTAGCGAACGTCGGGAAGATCACGACCACCCTGCCGAACGGCATGAAGGCCATCGCCGAAGGCGTCTTCGTCTACAGGGTGAACGCCGCGGGCAAGATCGTTTCGCTCCGCGCGTTCTGGGAGTTCGAGAAGATGATGGCCAGTGTGATGCCACCGTCTTGAACAACGGGCCAGCGAGCGACCGAATTTGACCAAGATCATCCTTTTCCAGTAGGTTACCGCATTCCGCCCGGTGGGCGTGCAACGTAGGTCAAACGAACGTTTGTTTCTGAAGGCGGAAGCTAGGGCATTCATCTTAGTAAGGAAGGCGGGACAACGGTGAACAAGCGCATGACGCCGGGCCAGGTAATCGGCGAACTCCGCGACGGAATGACCATCGGCATCGGCGGCTGGGGCGCCCGGCGAAAGCCCATGGCTCTCATCCGAGAGATCCTGCGCTCGCCGCTCAAAGATCTGACGCTGGTCTCCTACGGTGGACCCGACGTGGGCATGCTGTGCGCCGCCGGGAAGGTCCGTAAGTTGGTGTTTGGCTTCGTCACGCTGGACGTCATCGCACTGGATCCGCACTTTCGCGTCGCCCGGCAGTCGGGGGCGATCGAGGCGATGGAAATCGATGAGGGCATGCTCCAGTGGGGGCTCAAGGCCGCCGCACTACGGCTGCCCTTCCTGCCGACACGAGCCGGTCTCGCCTGCGACGTGGAACGGCTCAACCCGCATCTCAAGACGGTGCAATCGCCGTACGCCGACGGCGAGGTGCTGCTGGCGATGCCGGCGCTCACGCTGGACGCCGCGCTCATTCACGTGAATCATGCCGACACACGCGGCAACAGCCAGATCCTCGGCCCCGATCCCTACTTCGACGACCTCTTCTGCGGCGCGGCGAAGCGGCGCTACGCGAGTTGCGAACGCATCGTCGAGACACAACAGCTCAACGACCTTGGCTGCGTTCACACCTTGCAGCTGAACCGCAGCCTGGTTGACGGCGTCGTCGAGATCCCGTTCGGCGCCCACCCGACTGCGTGCTCGCCGCGGTACGGTATCGACCTTGAACACTTGAAGACCTACGTGGCCGCCGCAAGCCCCGAAGCCTGGCAGGGGTACCGCAAGCAGTATGTTGATGTCAGCCAGGATCAGTACCTCGAGACGGTCGGCGGTGCGGTTCGTGTCGCCGGCATCCCCCCCACGGTGTTCTGAGGCAACCCACGATGCCACACATTGACTATACGCTGGCCGAGCTCTGTATCACCGCCTGCGCCGAGGCCTGGCGCGGCGACAGCGAAATCCTGGCATCAGGCATCGGCCTGGTCCCGCGACTGGCCGCCAGCTTGGCGAAGCTCACGTTCAGCCCGGACCTTCTGATGACCGATAGCGAAGCGTATCTGGTCTCCGAACCTGTCCCCGTGGGACCCCGGGACGGCTATCAACTCAAGGTCGAGGGCTGGATGCCGTTCCGGCACATCTTCGATTTGCTCTGGAGCGGGAAGCGCCATGCCATGACCACTCCAACCCAGATCGATCGCTTTGGCAGCATCAACATCAGCTGCATTGGAGACTGGCGCAAGCCGAAGGCGCAACTGCTGGGCGTGCGAGGAATTCCGGGGAACACCATCAACCACCCGTGCAGCTTCTTCATCTCCAACCACACACCGCGCACATTCGTCGAGCGCGTGGACATGGCCTCGGGCGTCGGCTACGACCCGGAGCGCTGGGCACCGGGGGTCAAGCAAGATTTCCACGAGCTTCGTCGGGTGGTGACCAACCTCGCGGTTCTCGACTTCGCCGGCCCACACCATGCCATGCGGATCCGGTCCGTACACCCTGGCGTGACGCCGGAGCAGGTACAGAAACAAACCAGCTTCGAGCTGGCAGTGGCTGACGGCCTGGGTGAGACACGCATACCAACCGGCGAGGAGTTGCGGATCATCCAGGAAGTCATCGACCCCCACAACTTGCGCGCCAGCGTCTTCCAGTAAGGTTCACACGGTGTCCTCAGCGCTGCGTACACGCCTCTGCGAAGTTCTCGGTGCCCGCTACCCAATCATCCAAACGGCGATGGGTTGGGTGGCAACTCCCGAGCTGGTCGCCGCCACATCCAACGCCGGAGCCTTCGGCTTCCTCGCCGCGGCCACACTCCGCCCGGACGAGTTCGAACCGTCCATCTTGAAGGTGAAAGAACTCACCGACCGGCCGTTCGGCGTGAACTTCTTGATGGAGCAACCGGGGGCCCGCGACATCGTGGAGTTGATCGTCCGCCACGACGTGAAGGCGGCCAGTTATGGCCGTGGTCCCAATCCGCGGTTCATCGAGCGGCTGAAGCAGGCCGGTGTCCTGTGCGTCCCAACCGTGGGTGCCGTGCGTCACGCGCAGAAGGCGGTCAAGCTCGGTGCCGACATCATCATCGCGCAAGGTGGCGAGGGTGGCGGACATACCGGCTCCGTGCCCACCTCGATCCTGGTGCCGCAGGTTGTCGATGCCGTCAAAGTCCCGGTGGTCGCCGCGGGCGGCTTCCGTGACGGACGCGGCCTGGTCGCCGCCTTGGCCTACGGCGCCACCGGCATCGCCATGGGCACGCGTTTCCTGCTGACGGCGGAGAGCCCGCTGCCGGGAGAAACCGCGAAGCGGTATTTCGCCGCGACCGTCAATGACATCTTCGTGACCAAGCAGGTGGACGGCCTACCCCAACGCGTCATCATGAATGAGTTCGTCGGCCGGCTCGAGTCGAGTCACTCACTCACCAGGTTCATTCGCGCCCTCCGCAGCGGCCTGGAATATCGCAAGCTGAGCGGCGCCTCGATCCGAGAGCTCCTGACCTCGGCGCTGGCATTGCGGCGTGGCGACAACCTGACCCGGACCCAGATGCTGATGGCCGCCAACGCGCCGGTCTTCATCCGCCGGTCCATGGTCGAAGGCCGTCCGGCGGAAGGCGTGCTGCCCAGCGGCGTGGTGGCGGGTCTCATCAACGATCGGCCGACCTGCGCGGAACTCATCCAGAGAATCATCAGCGAAGCGGAGCAGACACTGGCCGCCCTCGCAAACTAGGGCAAGGAGTCGTTTGTGTACGTCAAGACGAATGTCGACGAAAAGGGTGTGGCGGAGGTTCTTCTCGACTATCCCCCGGTGAACGCGCTCGATAGCGCGGGCTGGGCGCACCTCGCCAAAACCATCCGGGCCCTGGGCGAGGACGAGAACGTACGGGTTGTGCTCTTGGCCGGCAACGGACGTGGGTTCTGCGCCGGCGTCGACATCAAGGAGCTGGCCCGTGACGGCAGCCTGATCGTGAAGGTGAACCGAGGCTGCTACGACAGCTTCGCGGCCGTCTACGATTGTCCGGTCCCTGTCATTACTGCCGTGCACAACTTCTGCTTGGGCGGCGGGATCGGTCTGGTCGGCTCCTCCGACATCATCATCGCCTCGGAGGACGCCACCTTCGGCCTTCCCGAAATCGACCGCGGCGCCATGGGGGCCGCCACCCACCTCATGCGGATGTTCCCCGTACAAAAGGTTCGGCGGATGTTTTACACCGGCCAGCCGATCACGGCCGCGGAGGCTTACCGCCTGGGCGCCGTCGAGTCGGTCGTCAAACGCGAGGAGCTGCTGCCGACGGCACGGGCATTGGCCGAGAACATCGCGGCCAAGAGTCCGCGAGCGGTCCGTCTCGCCAAGTGGGCGTTGAACGGCATCGAGCTGCTCGACATCAAGAAGAGCTACCGCTTCGAGCAGGGCTTCACGTTCGAGCTGTACACCTCACCCGACTCGCAAGAAGCGCGCTCCGCTTTCGTCGAGAAGCGCGAGGCGGCCTTCACCGATAAGTCCAAGGACTAGACCAGGATGGAGTTGACGTTCACCCCCGAAGAAGAGGCCTTCCGGCTCGAAGCGCGGGCGTGGCTGGAAACCCACGTACCGAAGACACCGCTGAAATCCTTCGATACGGCAGAGGGGTTTCAGCAGCACCGCGACTGGGAGCGCACCCTGAACGAAGGCCGGTGGTCGGCAGTCAACTGGCCGGTCGAGTACGGCGGCCGCGGCGCCAACCTGATCGAGTGGCTCATCTTCGAAGAAGAGTACTTCCGCGTGGCCGCACCGGGTCGGGTGAATCAAAACGGCATCTTCCTGCTGGGTCCGACGTTGATGGAGTTCGGCAGCGAGCAGCAGAAGATCCGTTACCTGCCGCACATGGCGTCCGGTGAAGAGGTCTGGGCGCAAGGGTGGTCGGAGCCGAACGCCGGCAGCGACATGGCGGCCATCCGCGCCACCGCGCGCAGAGACGGCGAGCATTACATCCTCAACGGCCAGAAGACGTGGTGCTCGCGTGGGGCATTCGCCGACTGGCTGTTCGGCATCTTCCGCTCCGATCCAAACTCGGAAAAGCATCGCGGCCTCACCTTCATCCTGTTGCCGCTCGATCTCCCGGGAATCACAGTGCGGCCGATCGCACAGCTCGACGGCGAGACGGGGTTTGCCGAGGTCTTCTTCGATGATGTTCGCGTGTCGGTGGAGAACCGCCTGGGCGGGGAGAATCAAGGCTGGAATGTGGCGATGGCAACCGCGGGCTTCGAGCGCGGCCTCATGCTGCGCAGCCCGGCACGCTACCAGGCAACCGCGCGTAAGCTGATCGCTCTGTACAAGATATACGCCAAGACAGCGGATTCGTGTCTGCGCCACGCCGTGGCGCGCGCGTGGATGAACGCGGAAGCGTACGCGCTGAACACCTATTGGACGGTGTCACGGCTCATGCAAGGCGGCAGCATCGGCGCCGAGGCCAGCCTCAACAAGATCTTCTGGTCGGAAATGGACGTGCACATGCACGAGACGGCGCTCGCCTTGCTCGGCCCGCGCGCGCAGCTTCTGCCGCATGCGCCCGGCGCCGAGAATCCCGGCAATTGGCTCGACGGGTTCCTGTTTGCCATGGCCGGACCCATCTATGCCGGCACCAACGAAATTCAACGCAACGTCATCGCCGAGCGCTTGCTCAAGCTGCCCAGGAGTTAGCGATGCAGTTCCAGTTCACCGAAGACCAACGCGGGTTCCAGGAAAGCGTCCGCAAGTTTCTCGAAAAGGAGTGCACCCCGGCACACCTTCGCGCCCTCTGGCAAACCGAGACCGGCCGCGCGCCGGAATTGTGGTCCAAGCTGGCGGAGATCGGTGTGCTCGGCTTGCTTGTCCCGGAAGCGCACGGGGGCCTGGGCAGCAGTGAGGTCGACCTCGTATTGCTGCTCGAGGAGGCCGGCCGAGCCGCGCTCCCGGAACCCGTGGCCGAGACCGCCGCGGTCGGCGTGCCACTCCTCGCCGGTCTGAAGCGCAAGAAACTGGGTGAGCAGTGGCTGCCGAAGGTGGCCGCCGGTGAGGCGATTCTCACGGTGGGGCACGAGGTCAACCCGTTCGTCGCAGACGCCCACGTCGCACACCTGCTGCTCCTGCAACGCAACAACGAGATCCACGCGGTGCCGCGCGACCAGGTGACCCTGGAGCATCAACCTTGCAACGACCCGTCGCGCCGGCTCTTTCGTGTGGACTGGAAGCCGTCGGGCGAGACCTGCGTGGCGCGGGGAGAAGAAGGCCGCCGCCTGCTCGCCGCCGCCCTCGACCGCGCCGCCCTGGCGTGCGCCGCCCAGCAACTCGGTATCGGGCAACAGCTTGTCGATATGGCCGTGCGCTATGCCACCGAACGCGAGCAGTTTGGCAAGCCGATCGGCTCGTTCCAAGCGATCAAACATATGCTCGCGAACGTCGCGGTTCGCATCGAGTTCGCCCGCCCCGTCGTGTACCGCTCCGCCTTTTCGGTGGCGCACGACGCGGTCACACGGGCCATCGACGTTTCTCAGGCGAAGCTGGCGGCATCCGAGGCCGCGGTGCTGGCCGCAAAGACGGCGCTCCAGGTGCACGGTGCCATCGGATATACCTGGGAACAGGATCTGCAAATTTGGATGAAGCGAGCTTGGGCACTCGACATCGCATGGGGCACCGGCGCCTGGCACCGCGCCCGCGTCGCCGCCGCCATCCTCGACGGCGCCGTGCTTCCCGAGACCTTTCCAGCAGCCCGAGAGACTGCCGCTTGAAGGGCACCATGCGCGCCGAGGATTCGTAGGGCCGGCTGCGCCGGCCGATTTTGTTGAGGAGACAACCAACGGTGGCCGGCACAGCCGGCCCGACAGTTCGATTGAGAGGGGAACGAAATGGACCAGACGAAAACGCAGGCTCCGGCAATCCAGGGCTGGTTCACCATGGACTCGCGCGCGCCACACCTCCTCGGCAGCCGCTGCACCGCCTGCAAGAGCTACTTCTTCCCCAAGGAATCGTTCTTCTGCCGCAACCCCGGCTGCGCCGGGACCGAATTCGAGGAAGTTCCCTTGAGTCGCACCGGAAAGGTCTGGTCCTTCAGCACCAACCACTATCAACCGCCCGCGCCCTATATCTCTCCTGATCCCTTCGTCCCCTATTCCATCGCGGCCGTGGAGTTGGCGAATGAGCAGATGGTGATCCTCGGGCAAGTTGCCAGCGGCGTCGATCTCAACACACTGAAGGTCGGCATGGAGATGGAGCTCGTGCTGGAAAAGCTCTTCGAAGATAAGGACGTCGAGTACATCGTCTGGAAGTGGAAGCCGGTAGGCGCCTGACCGCCGAAGTAGCCCTCACCCCGACCCTCTCCCGGAGGGCGAGGGAGAAGAGAATTGGGAGGTCAATGATGGCAAAGGAAGTTGCGATCCTCGGGGTGGGAATGCACCCGTGGGGAAAATGGGGCAAGAACTTCGTCGAGTATGGCGTCAAAGCCTGTCGCGATGCCCTCAAAGACGCCGGCGTCGAGTGGAATGACATTCAGTTCATTTCGGGTGCCGACACCATGCGCTGCGGCTATCCCGGCTACGTCGCCGGTGCCACCTTCGCGCAGGCACTGGGCTGGTCGGGGGCGCGCGTCGCCAGCTCGTATGCCGCCTGCGCCTCGGGCGCCACGGCCATGAACGCGGCACGGGCGCAGATCCTAGCAGGATTCTGTGACGTGGCCCTCGTCGTCGGCGCCGACACGACCCCCAAGGGCTTTCTGGCCCCCACCTCAGGAGACCGGCCGGATGACCCCGACTGGCTGCGGTTCCGCCTGCTTGGTGCCACCAATCCGACCTACTTCGCGTTCTATGCCCGTAGGCGCATGGATCTGTACGGGGCCACAGAGCGTGACTTTGCCAAGGTGAAGATCAAGAACGCCAAGCACGGGCTGACGAACCCGAACGCGAGATACCGCAAGGAGTACACCGAGGACGAAGTTCTGAAGTCGCCCATGGTGTCCGATCCGCTGCGGCTGCTGGAGATCTGCGCCACCAGCGACGGCGGCGCGGCGGTAGTGCTGTCGAGCCTGAAATATGCGCGCCAGCGCACGGCCAAACCCATCACCATCGCGGCAATTTCGACCGTGACGCCACGCTATCCCAACACCGTCATCGAGATGCCGAACTTCGCCACCGATTCCGCGCATAGCGCCGCGCCACCGCGTGTTCCGTTCCGCGACTCGATCGCAGCCGGCGCGTACGAAGAGGCGGGCCTTGGTCCCGAAGATGTGAATCTGGCCGAGGTGTATGATCTGTCGACCGCGCTCGAGCTGGATTGGTATGAAAACATCGGGCTGTGCAAGCCCGGAGAAGCCGAACGGCTGCTCAACGATGGGCACACCACCATCGGTGGGCGGGTACCGGTCAACCCGAGTGGCGGTCTGACCTGTTTTGGAGAGGCCGTTCCGGCACAGGCAATTGCGCAGGTGTGCGAGCTGGTCTGGCAGATCCGGGGCGAGGCCAGCGGCCGACAGGTCCCCGGAGCCAAGGTCGGCATTACCGCAAACCAGGGACTGTTCGGACACGGCTCGTCGGTGATCGTGAAACGGTAGAACTCTTCCCTCGCCCTCTGGGAGAGGGTCGGGGTGAGGGCGTCCAACATCGAACGCAAGGAGAACAGAGATGGCTGAAGCATACATCATCGATGCGGTTCGCACCCCAGTCGGCAGGCGCAAAGGCGGCCTGAGCACCGCGCACCCTGCCGACCTGGGCGCACACGTGATCAAGGCGCTGGTGCAGCGCACCGGCATCGACCCGCACACCGTCGAGGATGTGTTCTTCGGCTGCGTTGATACCATCGGTCCCCAGGCCGGCGACATCGCCCGCACCTGCTGGCTGGCAGCGGGACTGCCGGACGAGGTTCCGGGCACGACCATCGACAGGCAGTGCGGTTCATCGCAGCAGGCCATCCACTTTGCCGCGCAAGCAGTGATGAGCGGAACCAATGACGTGATCGTCGCCGGTGGCGTGCAGAACATGAGCATGATCCCGATTGCCTCGGCGATGACCTTGGCGCAGCCGATGGGTTTCCCCGATCCCTTCTCGACCTCCAAGGGCTGGGTGGCACGCTACGGCACGCAAGAAGTCTCACAGTTTCGCTCGGCGGAAATGATCGCGGAGAAGTGGAACATCCTGCGCCAAGACATGGAGCGCTTCGCCTTCGAAAGTCACCGGCGAGCGATCCAGGCAATCGACCAAGGCCGGTTCACGCGTGAGATCGTGCCGTATGACGGCGTGACCACCGACGAGGGACCGCGGCGCGACACGTCACTCGAGAAGATGGCTTCGCTGAAAACCCTCACCGAGGGTGGGCGTTTGACGGCGGGCGTATCCAGCCAGATCTCCGACGCCGCCGCCGCCGTGCTGGTCGTATCGGAGCGGGCGGTGAAACAGCACCACCTCAAGCCGCGCGCACGCATTCATCACATCAGCGTGCGCGGGGCCGATCCGGTGTGGATGCTCACCGCGCCGATCCCGGCCACGGCTTACGCCTTGGAACGCAGCGGCCTGAAGCAGAAGGACATCGATCTGGTCGAGATCAACGAAGCCTTCGCCTCGGTCGTACTCGCCTGGCAGAAGGAAACCGGCTGGGATCTCGCCAAGGTCAACGTCAATGGCGGCGCCATTGCTCTCGGGCACCCGCTCGGCGCCACCGGCGCGCGCCTGATGACCACGCTTCTCTGCGAACTCGAGCGCACCGGCGGCCGTTACGGATTGCAGACCATGTGCGAGGGTGGCGGTCAGGCCAACGTCACCATCATTGAGAGAATATGAAGAAACCAAGCGGTCAGCGATCAGCTGTCGGCCTTCACTTGGAGCATCGGCTAGGGAAAGCCTGGCCGGGGCTCCGGCTGACTGCTGATAGCTGACAGCTGATAGCTATCTGGTGCCACATGAGATTTGCCTTCAACGAAGAACAGGAAGCGTTGCGCGCGGCGGCCCGCGACTTTCTTGCGGACCATTGCTCGCCGGCGCAGATCCGCAAGGTCATGGAGACCGACGCGGGGTACGACCCCGAGGTGTGGGGCCGCATCGGCGCCGAGCTCGGTTGGACGTCGATCATCATTCCGGAAGCGTACGGCGGCGCGGGACTGACGTACGTCGAGCTGGTCGGCCTCATGGAAGAGATGGGCGCGGCGCTCCTCTGTGCCCCGTTCTTTTCCACCGTGTGCCTTGCCGGAAACGCTTTGCTGCTCGGTGGGACGGAGGAGCAAAAGCAGGAACACCTCCCGGGCATTGCGGCCGGCGAGACCACCGCCACGCTCGCCTTTACCGAACCGAAGGGCCGTTGGGACGCCGCCGGAATCGAACTGGTGGCCAGGCGCGACGGCAGCGACTTCATCCTGAACGGCACCAAGACGTTCGTGGTCGACGGCCATACGGCGCAACTGCTCATCGTAGCCGCGCGGCGCCAAGCCTCGCGTGGGCAGGACGGCGTCAGTCTCTTCGTCGTGCCGGCCAATACAACTGGTATCGAGCGGCGCCTCCTGCCCACCATGGACCAGACGCGCAAGCAGGCGGAAATCGTTTTTCGTAACGTACGAGTTCCCGCTTCGGCCTTGATGGGCAACGAGGGCGAGGGCTGGGGTAGCTTGAACACGACTCTCGATCGCGCCGCCATCGCGCTTTCCGCCGAACAGGTGGGCGGCGCGCAACGCTGTCTCGACATGTCGGTCCAGTACGCCAAAGAGCGCATCCAGTTCGGACGCCCGATCGGCTCGTTTCAGGCCATCAAACACAAGTGCGCCGACATGTTGCTGCGGGTGGAGTCGGCGCGCTCCGCCAGTTACTACGCCGGCTGGGCCGCTTCCGTGGACGATCCCGAGCTGCCGGCGCTGGCCTCCCTGGCCAAGGCCTACTGCTCCGACGCCTATTTCCATTGCGCCGCCGAGAGCGTGCAGATTCACGGCGG includes these proteins:
- a CDS encoding EthD domain-containing protein, producing the protein MPKHVLILRRPTGVGANTFIGHLVGAACRAGLVDAVIELAAPSDMKTSPSTADAMVVWQSDAPDALRTAADALADHAEIVGGYEVHEVLHWDDAPGVLTGYTMVACSCRLPGLSPTQFIDRYRAHAVIARVHHPAIRRYVQSFVTTALDGSRHCEAIALLHFASADDYALHLYRDEQSRQVVAEDIAGFMDRSRIWAFFTTDRFVVTHAGK
- a CDS encoding SDR family NAD(P)-dependent oxidoreductase; amino-acid sequence: MGSTSLLADKVAVVTGGGGGIGKGIALAFASHGAKVVVAERDPVRAKATVAEIEASGGRAMASVVDVQEKDQCGTLADAALREFGQVDVLVNNVGDYLAAKPFLETTEEDWEALYHINLKHVFLCTRAIAPRMIERGSGGSIINVSTVEAFRGIPHCAVYSAFKGGVTQFTKSFALEVAQYGIRVNAIAPDVTQTIQVPYDQWVPPEQRHLVPIWVPLGRFGMPDDIAGVAVFLASDLSRFVTGTTVHADGGTYAAGGWYRTTSGRWTNSPLNP
- a CDS encoding nuclear transport factor 2 family protein, producing the protein MADEHPARLASQRSMKAVQAKTKEAWLDLFANDAIIEDPVGVSPLDPTGKGQVGKAAISAFWDTNIGANKIEFDISHSYAAGDEVANVGKITTTLPNGMKAIAEGVFVYRVNAAGKIVSLRAFWEFEKMMASVMPPS
- a CDS encoding CoA-transferase → MTPGQVIGELRDGMTIGIGGWGARRKPMALIREILRSPLKDLTLVSYGGPDVGMLCAAGKVRKLVFGFVTLDVIALDPHFRVARQSGAIEAMEIDEGMLQWGLKAAALRLPFLPTRAGLACDVERLNPHLKTVQSPYADGEVLLAMPALTLDAALIHVNHADTRGNSQILGPDPYFDDLFCGAAKRRYASCERIVETQQLNDLGCVHTLQLNRSLVDGVVEIPFGAHPTACSPRYGIDLEHLKTYVAAASPEAWQGYRKQYVDVSQDQYLETVGGAVRVAGIPPTVF
- a CDS encoding ketoacid CoA transferase, giving the protein MPHIDYTLAELCITACAEAWRGDSEILASGIGLVPRLAASLAKLTFSPDLLMTDSEAYLVSEPVPVGPRDGYQLKVEGWMPFRHIFDLLWSGKRHAMTTPTQIDRFGSINISCIGDWRKPKAQLLGVRGIPGNTINHPCSFFISNHTPRTFVERVDMASGVGYDPERWAPGVKQDFHELRRVVTNLAVLDFAGPHHAMRIRSVHPGVTPEQVQKQTSFELAVADGLGETRIPTGEELRIIQEVIDPHNLRASVFQ
- a CDS encoding nitronate monooxygenase, with protein sequence MSSALRTRLCEVLGARYPIIQTAMGWVATPELVAATSNAGAFGFLAAATLRPDEFEPSILKVKELTDRPFGVNFLMEQPGARDIVELIVRHDVKAASYGRGPNPRFIERLKQAGVLCVPTVGAVRHAQKAVKLGADIIIAQGGEGGGHTGSVPTSILVPQVVDAVKVPVVAAGGFRDGRGLVAALAYGATGIAMGTRFLLTAESPLPGETAKRYFAATVNDIFVTKQVDGLPQRVIMNEFVGRLESSHSLTRFIRALRSGLEYRKLSGASIRELLTSALALRRGDNLTRTQMLMAANAPVFIRRSMVEGRPAEGVLPSGVVAGLINDRPTCAELIQRIISEAEQTLAALAN
- a CDS encoding enoyl-CoA hydratase family protein codes for the protein MYVKTNVDEKGVAEVLLDYPPVNALDSAGWAHLAKTIRALGEDENVRVVLLAGNGRGFCAGVDIKELARDGSLIVKVNRGCYDSFAAVYDCPVPVITAVHNFCLGGGIGLVGSSDIIIASEDATFGLPEIDRGAMGAATHLMRMFPVQKVRRMFYTGQPITAAEAYRLGAVESVVKREELLPTARALAENIAAKSPRAVRLAKWALNGIELLDIKKSYRFEQGFTFELYTSPDSQEARSAFVEKREAAFTDKSKD
- a CDS encoding acyl-CoA dehydrogenase family protein, with the translated sequence MELTFTPEEEAFRLEARAWLETHVPKTPLKSFDTAEGFQQHRDWERTLNEGRWSAVNWPVEYGGRGANLIEWLIFEEEYFRVAAPGRVNQNGIFLLGPTLMEFGSEQQKIRYLPHMASGEEVWAQGWSEPNAGSDMAAIRATARRDGEHYILNGQKTWCSRGAFADWLFGIFRSDPNSEKHRGLTFILLPLDLPGITVRPIAQLDGETGFAEVFFDDVRVSVENRLGGENQGWNVAMATAGFERGLMLRSPARYQATARKLIALYKIYAKTADSCLRHAVARAWMNAEAYALNTYWTVSRLMQGGSIGAEASLNKIFWSEMDVHMHETALALLGPRAQLLPHAPGAENPGNWLDGFLFAMAGPIYAGTNEIQRNVIAERLLKLPRS
- a CDS encoding acyl-CoA dehydrogenase family protein — translated: MQFQFTEDQRGFQESVRKFLEKECTPAHLRALWQTETGRAPELWSKLAEIGVLGLLVPEAHGGLGSSEVDLVLLLEEAGRAALPEPVAETAAVGVPLLAGLKRKKLGEQWLPKVAAGEAILTVGHEVNPFVADAHVAHLLLLQRNNEIHAVPRDQVTLEHQPCNDPSRRLFRVDWKPSGETCVARGEEGRRLLAAALDRAALACAAQQLGIGQQLVDMAVRYATEREQFGKPIGSFQAIKHMLANVAVRIEFARPVVYRSAFSVAHDAVTRAIDVSQAKLAASEAAVLAAKTALQVHGAIGYTWEQDLQIWMKRAWALDIAWGTGAWHRARVAAAILDGAVLPETFPAARETAA
- a CDS encoding OB-fold domain-containing protein, with the translated sequence MDQTKTQAPAIQGWFTMDSRAPHLLGSRCTACKSYFFPKESFFCRNPGCAGTEFEEVPLSRTGKVWSFSTNHYQPPAPYISPDPFVPYSIAAVELANEQMVILGQVASGVDLNTLKVGMEMELVLEKLFEDKDVEYIVWKWKPVGA
- a CDS encoding lipid-transfer protein — encoded protein: MAKEVAILGVGMHPWGKWGKNFVEYGVKACRDALKDAGVEWNDIQFISGADTMRCGYPGYVAGATFAQALGWSGARVASSYAACASGATAMNAARAQILAGFCDVALVVGADTTPKGFLAPTSGDRPDDPDWLRFRLLGATNPTYFAFYARRRMDLYGATERDFAKVKIKNAKHGLTNPNARYRKEYTEDEVLKSPMVSDPLRLLEICATSDGGAAVVLSSLKYARQRTAKPITIAAISTVTPRYPNTVIEMPNFATDSAHSAAPPRVPFRDSIAAGAYEEAGLGPEDVNLAEVYDLSTALELDWYENIGLCKPGEAERLLNDGHTTIGGRVPVNPSGGLTCFGEAVPAQAIAQVCELVWQIRGEASGRQVPGAKVGITANQGLFGHGSSVIVKR